In one Arenibacter antarcticus genomic region, the following are encoded:
- the iolD gene encoding 3D-(3,5/4)-trihydroxycyclohexane-1,2-dione acylhydrolase (decyclizing) yields MKTKRLTVSQATIEYLKNQYVERDGEQNRFFAGCLGIFGHGNVAGIGQALHQNPDFPFYVSRNEQGMVHTAAAFAKVKNRLQTFVCTSSIGPGATNMITGAAAATINRIPVLLLPGDIFATRQVAPVLQQLESGHTQDISVNDAFKPVSKYWDRINRPEQLITALPEVMRVLTSPSETGAVTLCLPQDVQAEAYDFPEEMFRKRVWYIGRPMPDQRLLERAISLIKNSKRPLIIAGGGAIYSGATEILKKLVNTTGIPVAETFAGKGSLDFNEPQNLGAVGVTGTPGAIAIAKEADVVIGIGTRYSDFTTISKSAFQDPEVQFININISEFDSFKHGALPLVGDAKAILEVMERELSQFKVDKEYRQKVEEYTKSWDSFVSEIYAEKNEIPAFQGEVIGAVNTFSDAEDIVVCAAGSLPGDLHKLWRTRDPKGFHLEYGYSCMGYEIAGGLGAKMARPNSEIYVMVGDGSYLMMSQEIVTSIQEKQKLTIILLNNDGYSSIGSLSSSLGSEGFGTYYRYRNEDTHQLDGELLPVDYAANAASMGAHVIKTKNLKEFNAALKKAKTIETTTLIYIEVDRKKAVPGFAWWDVAVAEVSEKDAVKQSLKSYRENKKSQKYYL; encoded by the coding sequence ATGAAAACAAAAAGACTTACTGTTAGCCAGGCAACTATAGAATATCTAAAAAATCAATATGTGGAACGCGATGGGGAACAAAATCGTTTTTTCGCGGGTTGTCTAGGTATTTTCGGACATGGGAATGTAGCAGGAATAGGACAGGCTTTACACCAAAACCCAGATTTCCCGTTTTATGTTTCCAGAAACGAACAGGGAATGGTACATACCGCAGCGGCCTTTGCCAAAGTGAAAAATAGATTGCAGACTTTTGTTTGTACCTCATCTATAGGTCCGGGAGCTACCAATATGATTACCGGTGCCGCCGCAGCTACGATCAATAGAATCCCGGTATTGCTGCTTCCAGGGGATATTTTTGCAACAAGACAGGTAGCTCCGGTATTGCAACAGCTGGAATCTGGCCATACACAGGACATTTCTGTTAACGATGCTTTTAAGCCTGTTTCCAAATATTGGGATAGAATTAATAGACCAGAACAACTTATTACGGCATTACCCGAAGTGATGCGGGTACTTACCTCCCCTTCGGAAACCGGTGCAGTTACCCTTTGCCTACCACAAGATGTTCAGGCGGAAGCCTATGATTTTCCAGAGGAAATGTTCAGGAAACGGGTGTGGTATATCGGAAGACCCATGCCCGATCAGAGACTCTTGGAAAGGGCCATTTCGCTAATTAAAAACAGCAAGCGCCCACTAATTATTGCAGGTGGTGGAGCCATTTATAGCGGGGCTACAGAAATCTTAAAAAAATTGGTCAATACCACTGGGATTCCCGTTGCAGAAACCTTTGCAGGCAAAGGATCCCTGGATTTTAATGAACCGCAGAACTTAGGTGCAGTGGGCGTAACCGGCACCCCAGGAGCAATTGCCATTGCCAAGGAGGCCGATGTGGTTATCGGTATTGGAACCCGATATAGCGATTTCACCACTATTTCCAAATCGGCTTTTCAAGACCCAGAGGTGCAATTTATAAATATCAATATTTCTGAATTCGACTCCTTTAAACACGGGGCTCTTCCATTGGTAGGGGATGCCAAGGCTATATTAGAAGTTATGGAAAGAGAGCTCTCCCAATTTAAGGTCGATAAAGAATATCGCCAAAAAGTGGAGGAGTACACTAAAAGTTGGGACAGTTTTGTTTCGGAAATTTATGCAGAGAAAAATGAGATTCCGGCTTTTCAAGGAGAAGTAATAGGCGCAGTGAATACCTTTTCCGATGCAGAAGATATTGTGGTCTGTGCAGCAGGTAGCCTACCCGGAGACCTTCATAAACTATGGCGCACCAGAGATCCTAAAGGGTTTCACCTAGAATATGGGTATTCCTGTATGGGCTATGAGATTGCAGGCGGTCTGGGAGCAAAAATGGCGAGGCCAAATAGCGAAATCTATGTAATGGTCGGTGACGGAAGCTACCTAATGATGTCCCAAGAAATAGTTACCTCTATACAAGAGAAACAAAAACTGACCATCATTCTATTGAACAACGACGGGTATTCTAGCATTGGAAGCTTATCCAGTTCCTTGGGTAGTGAAGGATTTGGGACCTATTACCGATACAGAAACGAGGATACCCATCAGTTAGATGGGGAGCTGTTGCCTGTAGATTATGCTGCCAATGCTGCAAGTATGGGTGCCCATGTTATTAAAACTAAAAACTTGAAGGAATTTAATGCCGCCCTAAAAAAAGCCAAAACCATAGAAACAACGACCTTAATTTATATAGAGGTGGATAGGAAAAAGGCAGTTCCGGGATTTGCCTGGTGGGATGTTGCCGTAGCAGAAGTATCGGAGAAAGATGCCGTTAAGCAGTCCCTAAAATCATACAGGGAGAATAAGAAGTCACAAAAATATTATTTGTAG
- a CDS encoding RagB/SusD family nutrient uptake outer membrane protein → MKNKIKLALLFGSILLNWNCTDLEENVLDESLNPSTEGIDEAVAAIAPVYANANNDIYRHTIYFAMQEISTDEAILPYRGGTDWGDGGKFSDLYRHAMTPGNAIMKDVWNGVTKHIARSVSAINALAPLTETNPQAVVYLAEAKAMRALYNHILLDAFGLVFVKDNIDDQSVILRGSEAVDYLISELKAVEPELSTTTAVGPGRMTKTGVQALLARIYLNAAVYRDPYGTPNFSPADMDAVIQYTDQVINSGEHTLSAEYFEIFDDENHTNKELIFAIDQRPDLDGHNRMAYFSMSGDFYPLPEFPKANGTDGPAITSDFYQTWVDAYGDVDPADADPRFHKDNLINEPGCVSAADFEADRGIYRGLLYGLQHDQNGDPFERCEGDKYVVDLVKNRRSDVGDPVFHTLEVDFTTNSSHSNGYRVEKYEFSKTSDSGRNKGQADLVVLRYADIYLMRAEAQLRKGDAGSALADVNFVRASRTARHTAPALLTMDLDILYRERGFEFYWEFQRRTDMIRFGKYEDSYTEKTNSDPQKRLMPIPQSAVDGASILDGYLIQNAGY, encoded by the coding sequence ATGAAAAACAAGATAAAATTAGCATTGTTGTTTGGCAGCATATTATTGAATTGGAATTGTACGGATCTTGAAGAGAATGTTTTGGACGAATCTTTGAATCCTAGTACCGAAGGTATTGATGAAGCTGTTGCAGCTATAGCTCCTGTGTATGCAAATGCAAATAATGACATTTATAGGCACACTATATATTTTGCCATGCAGGAAATCTCTACAGATGAAGCAATATTGCCTTATAGAGGTGGTACCGACTGGGGCGATGGTGGAAAATTTTCAGATTTATACCGTCATGCTATGACTCCGGGGAATGCCATTATGAAGGACGTTTGGAACGGGGTCACCAAGCATATAGCCAGATCGGTAAGTGCAATAAATGCTTTGGCCCCTTTAACAGAAACAAACCCTCAGGCGGTGGTTTATTTGGCGGAAGCCAAGGCAATGAGAGCACTTTATAACCATATTTTATTAGACGCATTTGGTCTTGTGTTTGTTAAGGATAATATTGATGATCAATCGGTAATACTAAGAGGGAGTGAAGCGGTTGATTATTTAATAAGTGAACTGAAGGCAGTTGAACCGGAGCTGTCAACAACTACGGCAGTAGGGCCGGGTAGAATGACAAAAACAGGGGTGCAGGCATTATTGGCAAGAATTTATTTAAATGCTGCCGTATATAGAGATCCTTACGGAACACCTAATTTCAGCCCCGCAGATATGGATGCAGTAATTCAATATACCGACCAGGTAATTAATTCTGGTGAGCATACCCTTTCTGCAGAATATTTTGAAATCTTTGATGACGAAAACCATACCAACAAAGAACTGATTTTTGCTATCGACCAACGTCCAGATCTGGATGGTCATAATCGGATGGCTTATTTTTCTATGTCTGGAGACTTTTATCCGCTACCGGAATTTCCCAAAGCAAATGGAACCGATGGTCCTGCTATTACTTCGGATTTTTATCAAACTTGGGTAGATGCTTATGGCGATGTGGATCCAGCAGATGCTGATCCCCGATTTCATAAGGATAATTTAATAAATGAACCTGGATGTGTGAGTGCAGCAGATTTTGAAGCGGACAGAGGTATTTATAGGGGACTATTATACGGGTTGCAACATGATCAAAATGGAGATCCTTTTGAGCGATGTGAAGGTGATAAATATGTAGTTGATTTGGTGAAAAATCGTAGGTCAGATGTAGGTGATCCTGTTTTTCATACTTTAGAAGTTGATTTCACAACCAATAGCTCCCATAGTAATGGATATAGGGTAGAAAAATATGAATTCAGCAAAACTTCAGATTCTGGGAGAAATAAAGGACAGGCAGATTTAGTGGTCCTACGTTATGCGGATATATACCTAATGCGTGCAGAAGCGCAATTGCGGAAAGGAGATGCTGGCAGTGCTTTGGCCGATGTTAATTTCGTTAGGGCCTCCAGAACAGCAAGGCATACTGCTCCTGCACTGCTGACAATGGACCTCGATATTTTGTACCGTGAACGTGGCTTTGAATTTTATTGGGAATTTCAAAGGCGGACAGATATGATCCGTTTTGGGAAATATGAGGACTCATATACCGAAAAAACAAATTCTGATCCGCAAAAACGACTTATGCCAATTCCTCAAAGTGCCGTTGATGGCGCCTCTATTCTTGATGGTTATTTGATTCAAAATGCAGGATATTAA
- the iolC gene encoding 5-dehydro-2-deoxygluconokinase produces MDKKKFDVITFGRSSIDLYSQNIGAPFSEIKGFDAFVGGSPLNIAVGCARLGVNASLLTAVGNDKVGDFILDFLNEEGVNTQFIPVKNGTRSSAVVLGIEPPDKFPLVYYRDNAADSQVDIDDVDKARIPEHKILLINGTALNVEPTRSATFYATEIANKNKVDVVLDLDFRADQWHDYRAFGLTVRAILPRVKIAIGTEEEILAATMSHASQVTIKDQQISAPEIKGDISASIKQLLASGIETLIVKQGEKGATIYHKDGVAQQVDGFPVEVLNVLGAGDAFASGFLYGILQGWDLWKACRMGNASGAQLVTKKGCANFMPTLKESMRFIAEKGGF; encoded by the coding sequence ATGGACAAGAAAAAATTTGATGTCATCACTTTTGGGAGGTCGTCCATTGATCTGTATTCGCAAAATATAGGAGCTCCGTTCAGCGAAATTAAAGGATTTGATGCCTTTGTGGGAGGTTCTCCCCTAAATATTGCCGTAGGCTGTGCAAGATTGGGGGTTAACGCGAGTCTGTTGACAGCCGTTGGAAATGATAAGGTAGGCGATTTTATTCTCGATTTTTTAAATGAAGAAGGGGTAAATACCCAATTTATTCCAGTGAAAAATGGGACTAGGAGTAGTGCTGTTGTTTTGGGAATAGAACCTCCGGATAAATTCCCACTAGTTTATTATCGGGATAATGCTGCCGATAGTCAAGTTGATATAGATGATGTAGACAAGGCCCGCATACCCGAGCATAAAATATTATTGATAAACGGTACCGCGCTTAATGTAGAGCCTACAAGAAGTGCCACCTTTTACGCTACTGAAATTGCCAATAAGAATAAGGTAGATGTAGTGTTGGATCTCGACTTTAGAGCGGACCAATGGCATGATTATCGGGCATTTGGACTTACCGTTAGGGCAATTCTGCCTAGGGTAAAAATTGCGATTGGTACTGAAGAGGAAATTTTGGCAGCAACCATGAGCCATGCTTCCCAAGTTACGATTAAAGATCAGCAGATTTCTGCACCGGAAATTAAGGGGGATATATCGGCCTCCATAAAACAACTTCTTGCATCGGGGATAGAAACATTGATTGTAAAGCAAGGGGAAAAAGGGGCCACTATTTATCATAAGGATGGAGTGGCCCAGCAGGTAGACGGATTTCCTGTTGAGGTGCTAAATGTTTTGGGAGCGGGAGATGCTTTTGCAAGCGGATTTTTATATGGGATTCTTCAAGGTTGGGACCTATGGAAGGCGTGCCGAATGGGGAATGCCAGTGGGGCACAGCTAGTGACCAAAAAAGGATGTGCCAATTTTATGCCCACTTTAAAGGAATCTATGAGATTTATAGCTGAAAAAGGCGGATTTTAA
- a CDS encoding class II fructose-bisphosphate aldolase has protein sequence MRVSPKVFYENCYGKYAIPAVNVFTMEQVHALFSAGEKADAPFIVQLTPAARNYADPRMLEAMIKGAVKIYPKVSYAVHLDHGDETHALDAIASGNYQSVMIDASHEDFVTNVAKTRTVVKKAHASSVVVEAELGVLSGVEDDMSVAEELAKYTQPSQVEEFVALTGCDSLAVAVGTSHGAYKFSGGKGIQFNILKEIQSRLPNFPIVLHGGSAVNLVEIDRINKAGGELREDASGVPADEIVQSIAFGVCKINIATDTRLLWTRVHREFFRDIPELFDPVIPGKVYMEEYEKFMLEKFDLFKATGKSSQLKH, from the coding sequence ATGCGGGTTTCTCCTAAAGTATTTTACGAAAATTGTTATGGCAAATACGCCATTCCCGCAGTAAATGTTTTTACGATGGAGCAGGTACATGCTCTATTTAGTGCCGGTGAAAAGGCCGATGCTCCTTTTATAGTACAACTTACCCCTGCCGCCAGGAATTACGCGGATCCAAGGATGTTGGAGGCTATGATAAAGGGGGCTGTAAAAATATATCCCAAAGTAAGTTATGCCGTTCATCTAGATCACGGGGATGAAACCCATGCGTTGGATGCCATCGCATCAGGTAACTATCAATCGGTAATGATCGATGCTTCCCATGAAGATTTCGTGACCAATGTGGCGAAAACAAGAACCGTAGTAAAGAAGGCTCATGCATCCAGCGTAGTGGTGGAAGCAGAGTTGGGAGTGCTTAGCGGGGTGGAGGACGATATGTCTGTCGCAGAGGAATTGGCAAAATATACCCAGCCGTCCCAAGTAGAGGAGTTTGTGGCGCTCACTGGTTGTGATAGTTTGGCCGTGGCCGTAGGGACCAGTCATGGGGCCTATAAATTTTCTGGAGGTAAAGGCATACAGTTTAACATATTGAAAGAGATTCAAAGTCGATTACCAAATTTCCCCATTGTATTGCACGGGGGGTCGGCGGTTAATTTAGTGGAAATAGACCGAATTAATAAAGCAGGTGGGGAATTAAGAGAGGATGCCTCCGGGGTCCCTGCTGATGAAATCGTACAATCTATCGCCTTTGGCGTGTGCAAAATCAATATTGCTACGGATACTAGACTTTTATGGACCCGAGTGCATAGGGAATTTTTCAGAGACATTCCAGAGCTTTTTGATCCAGTAATCCCAGGGAAGGTCTATATGGAAGAATATGAGAAATTTATGCTGGAGAAATTCGATCTGTTCAAAGCCACTGGAAAATCAAGTCAATTAAAACATTAA
- the iolB gene encoding 5-deoxy-glucuronate isomerase codes for MEHRSSLQVKAKSNTQVYHHITPKTANWNYLNFEARLMNKGETWQHNTQDNEMVIVLLGGNFKVESDPGNWETKNGRKDVFSGIAHTLYLSRNTTFTLTAMSDTLDIAYGWCKTNEDFPAKFVTPEVTPVVIFGGDNATRQFNDLVPPGFGCSKIVVREVYTPSGNWSSFPAHKHDERRLDDQGNVLEPIQEETYFYKFQKPEAYAIQQVYTKDRSLDEIVRPRHNDVVMIPKGFHPVVAEHGFHCYYLNFLAGTDQCLANTTDPDHEWIYDSWTSKDKRLPLVTAEMNNTKN; via the coding sequence ATGGAACATCGGTCTTCTTTGCAGGTAAAAGCAAAATCCAATACACAAGTCTATCATCATATTACGCCAAAAACAGCAAATTGGAACTACCTTAATTTTGAGGCCAGGCTTATGAATAAAGGGGAAACTTGGCAACACAATACCCAAGATAATGAAATGGTGATCGTTCTATTGGGAGGGAATTTTAAGGTGGAAAGTGACCCAGGTAATTGGGAGACCAAAAACGGTAGAAAAGATGTTTTTAGTGGAATTGCCCACACACTTTACTTGTCTCGAAACACCACATTTACCTTAACGGCAATGAGCGATACTTTGGATATTGCCTATGGATGGTGCAAAACTAATGAGGATTTTCCGGCGAAATTTGTGACCCCGGAAGTAACCCCAGTAGTTATTTTCGGGGGAGACAATGCCACTAGGCAGTTTAATGACCTAGTTCCTCCAGGATTTGGTTGCAGCAAAATTGTAGTTCGTGAAGTATATACGCCTTCTGGAAATTGGAGTTCCTTTCCAGCTCATAAACACGATGAGCGAAGGTTGGACGATCAGGGAAATGTATTGGAACCCATCCAGGAGGAAACCTATTTTTATAAGTTCCAAAAACCGGAAGCCTATGCCATTCAACAAGTGTATACCAAAGACAGGTCTTTGGACGAGATTGTAAGGCCAAGACACAATGATGTGGTGATGATTCCCAAAGGATTCCACCCTGTGGTGGCAGAACACGGTTTTCATTGTTACTATCTAAATTTTTTAGCGGGTACTGACCAATGTCTCGCCAATACTACCGACCCCGACCATGAATGGATATATGATTCCTGGACCTCAAAAGATAAAAGATTGCCCTTGGTAACGGCTGAAATGAACAACACCAAAAATTGA
- a CDS encoding LacI family DNA-binding transcriptional regulator produces MNKNRVTITDIASELNISPSTVSRALKDHPGLRKETKDAVRALAEKWDYQPNLLALSLLHRKSNTIGVIVPEITSHFFSAIITGIQDVVGKSDYNIMICLSNESYDEEVVLVKKLMNMQIDGVLVSTSSETENFDHLRKLQKNGIPVVVFDRDCPGLEADKVLVDDYSGAFQAVEYLIATGCKNIAHLGGPLNLSTTGHRLNGYLDALKKNNMPIREEYIVHVPGFSHKDGSKPAKKLIQLDNPPDAIFAMNDNIAISAMHVAKKMGLRIPEDISILGFDDEPHSSFFTPPLSTVWQPVYSIGMLSARILLSHLNSPDTVLEYRKEIFIPELVIRSSSKAN; encoded by the coding sequence ATGAACAAGAATCGCGTAACAATTACCGATATCGCAAGCGAACTCAATATTTCCCCTTCTACTGTTTCCAGGGCCTTAAAAGATCATCCCGGCTTAAGAAAGGAAACTAAGGATGCCGTTAGGGCATTGGCAGAGAAATGGGATTATCAGCCCAATTTATTGGCTCTGAGTCTCCTGCATAGAAAATCGAACACCATCGGCGTTATAGTGCCAGAAATTACCAGTCATTTTTTCTCAGCTATTATTACTGGAATACAGGACGTTGTGGGAAAATCGGATTATAATATTATGATCTGTTTGTCCAATGAATCCTATGATGAGGAGGTGGTTCTCGTTAAGAAATTAATGAATATGCAAATAGACGGGGTGTTGGTGTCAACTTCATCAGAGACGGAGAATTTTGATCATTTGCGCAAGCTTCAAAAAAATGGCATCCCCGTAGTAGTATTTGATAGGGATTGTCCCGGACTCGAAGCCGATAAGGTGTTGGTGGACGATTATTCAGGGGCCTTCCAAGCCGTAGAATACCTAATCGCTACCGGATGTAAAAATATAGCACACCTTGGTGGCCCCCTAAACTTGAGTACCACAGGGCATAGGCTAAACGGGTATTTGGATGCCTTAAAAAAGAATAATATGCCTATAAGGGAAGAGTATATTGTGCATGTTCCTGGATTCTCACATAAAGATGGATCTAAACCGGCCAAAAAATTGATCCAATTGGATAATCCGCCTGATGCAATTTTTGCAATGAACGATAATATTGCAATCTCTGCTATGCACGTAGCCAAAAAAATGGGACTAAGGATACCCGAAGATATTTCCATACTTGGCTTTGATGATGAACCCCATTCCTCCTTTTTTACTCCGCCTTTGTCTACTGTTTGGCAACCAGTTTATAGTATTGGCATGCTTTCCGCGAGAATTTTACTCAGCCATTTAAATAGCCCCGATACCGTTTTGGAATATCGCAAAGAAATCTTTATACCAGAACTCGTAATCCGCAGCTCTTCAAAAGCGAATTAA